A stretch of Caballeronia sp. SL2Y3 DNA encodes these proteins:
- a CDS encoding efflux transporter outer membrane subunit — protein MTQRLSARLSIPVLALALAMSGCTVGPDFKPPVADTPGNWNDMQRAQNATPDARAPHADAPSVASTSADPDPRWWKQFDDPMLDSLIDRAVAGNLDLQSAVLRIAQAREQSVSAAAQGLPQISANASVMREQLGLKGLLESQGLYSRIDSLGANGAPIRQGLDSATGPVTLFQDGFDASWELDLFGRVRRSVESANAETQAEIESRNDALVSLEAEVARTYAQLRGAQSIRQITLDEIDAEQQILDLTREQARVGLTSQQDVQSASAQVGALQAQVPSLDAQIAQAMNGLAVLTGSAPGTLDAELSDARAVPPVPPTVPVGLPSTLARRRPDIRRAEAQLRAATAEVGVAVAQLYPDISLTGQVGTRATKAKYLARWSSLFWSVGPSISLPIFEGGALRSNVRVAKAQAAQAALQYRQTVLTALQDVDNALVAYRTEQDRRAALVRTVEANRVSLQLATDSYRKGLTAFVTVLDAERQLAQTREQLAQSTVYVTTDLIAVYKSLGGGWQDDAQDGAQDGGSKNADAGNS, from the coding sequence ATGACGCAGCGACTTTCCGCTCGACTTTCGATTCCGGTGCTGGCGCTCGCGCTGGCGATGAGCGGCTGCACGGTCGGCCCCGACTTCAAGCCGCCCGTGGCCGATACGCCCGGCAACTGGAACGACATGCAGCGCGCGCAGAACGCGACGCCGGATGCGCGCGCGCCGCACGCCGACGCGCCTTCCGTGGCGAGCACATCCGCCGATCCCGACCCGCGCTGGTGGAAGCAGTTCGACGATCCGATGCTCGATTCCCTGATCGACCGCGCGGTGGCCGGCAATCTCGATCTGCAAAGCGCGGTGCTGCGCATCGCGCAGGCGCGCGAGCAGAGCGTGTCGGCGGCGGCGCAAGGCTTGCCGCAGATCAGCGCGAACGCGAGCGTCATGCGCGAGCAACTCGGGCTGAAGGGCTTGCTGGAATCGCAAGGGCTCTACAGCCGCATCGACTCGCTGGGCGCAAACGGCGCGCCGATCCGGCAGGGCCTCGACTCGGCGACAGGGCCTGTCACGCTGTTTCAGGACGGCTTCGATGCGTCGTGGGAGCTCGATCTTTTCGGGCGCGTGCGCCGCTCGGTCGAATCGGCGAATGCAGAGACGCAGGCGGAAATCGAAAGCCGCAACGACGCGCTGGTCTCGCTGGAAGCCGAAGTCGCGCGCACGTACGCGCAGTTGCGCGGCGCGCAGTCCATCCGCCAGATCACGCTCGACGAGATCGACGCCGAACAGCAGATTCTCGACCTCACGCGCGAGCAGGCGCGCGTCGGCCTGACGAGCCAGCAGGACGTGCAGAGCGCGAGCGCGCAAGTCGGCGCGTTGCAGGCGCAGGTGCCGTCGCTGGACGCGCAAATCGCGCAGGCGATGAACGGCCTCGCCGTGCTGACGGGCAGCGCGCCCGGCACGCTCGACGCCGAATTGTCCGATGCCCGCGCGGTGCCGCCCGTGCCGCCGACGGTGCCGGTCGGCTTGCCGTCGACGCTCGCGCGCCGCCGTCCCGACATCCGCCGCGCCGAGGCGCAATTGCGCGCGGCCACCGCCGAAGTGGGCGTGGCCGTCGCGCAGCTGTATCCGGACATCTCGCTGACGGGTCAGGTCGGCACGCGAGCGACGAAGGCGAAATATCTCGCGCGCTGGTCGAGTCTCTTCTGGTCGGTCGGGCCGAGCATCTCGCTGCCGATCTTCGAAGGCGGCGCGCTGCGCTCGAACGTTCGCGTGGCGAAGGCGCAGGCCGCGCAGGCGGCGTTGCAATATCGGCAGACGGTGCTCACGGCGCTTCAGGATGTGGACAACGCGCTCGTTGCATATCGCACGGAGCAGGACCGGCGCGCGGCTTTGGTGCGTACCGTGGAGGCGAATCGCGTGAGCCTGCAACTCGCGACCGACAGCTATCGCAAGGGACTGACGGCGTTCGTCACGGTGCTCGACGCCGAGCGCCAGCTTGCGCAAACGCGCGAGCAGTTGGCGCAATCGACGGTGTACGTGACGACGGATCTCATCGCCGTGTACAAGTCGCTCGGCGGCGGATGGCAGGACGATGCGCAAGACGGCGCGCAAGACGGCGGCAGCAAGAACGCCGATGCAGGCAACAGCTAG
- a CDS encoding IclR family transcriptional regulator yields MEKTYDVPALRRANDILEALADAAKPVRAATLAERTGLSRSTLYLMLETLARMQWIEKRDDGYVIGVGLFELGNAYVRHDALQAAFREGAGAFINTHNEVVQLAVLDGVQVVYVAREDAHRPVRLVSDLGSRLPAHCCALGKALLAGLADEAVVERLPERLEAVTPRTITRRAALLRELAAIRASGLAVEREEVAEGLACFAAYVGVTPAGKRVAVSTSVPVGRLDAKREKQISMGIVQLAAKLRQAL; encoded by the coding sequence ATGGAAAAGACCTACGACGTTCCGGCGCTGCGCCGCGCGAACGATATCCTCGAAGCGCTCGCCGACGCCGCCAAGCCCGTGCGCGCCGCCACGCTCGCGGAGCGCACCGGCCTCTCGCGCAGCACGCTTTATCTGATGCTGGAAACGCTCGCGCGCATGCAGTGGATCGAGAAGCGCGACGATGGCTATGTGATCGGCGTCGGACTGTTCGAGCTCGGCAATGCGTATGTGCGGCACGATGCGCTGCAAGCGGCGTTTCGCGAGGGCGCGGGCGCGTTCATCAACACGCATAACGAAGTCGTGCAGCTTGCCGTGCTGGACGGCGTGCAGGTGGTGTACGTCGCACGCGAGGACGCGCATCGGCCGGTGCGCCTCGTGTCCGATCTGGGATCGCGGCTGCCCGCGCACTGCTGCGCGCTCGGCAAGGCGCTGCTTGCCGGACTGGCCGACGAAGCCGTCGTCGAGCGGCTGCCCGAGCGCCTCGAAGCGGTGACGCCGCGCACCATCACGCGCCGCGCGGCGCTTTTGCGCGAACTGGCCGCGATACGCGCGAGCGGGCTCGCGGTCGAGCGCGAGGAAGTGGCTGAAGGACTCGCGTGCTTCGCGGCATATGTCGGCGTGACGCCTGCGGGCAAGCGCGTCGCGGTATCGACGAGCGTGCCTGTCGGACGGCTCGACGCGAAGCGCGAAAAGCAGATCTCGATGGGCATCGTGCAACTCGCCGCGAAGCTGCGCCAGGCGCTCTGA
- a CDS encoding substrate-binding domain-containing protein — translation MISLARRRLLTTCVLAASGLASVRPAAAQPGGKASVALVMKSLGDPFVQSMIDGAKNYQRHYASQLDLTTYGTLTDNDVTGQRRIIETLVAAKVDAIVIAPTDSKALVPVAAKAVAAGVIVIAIDNPFDDDAQEAANVTIPFVGPDSRRGARLVGAYLASKLKAGDEVGIIEGPPNDRNAQQRTIGYKEAMSAAQLRVSALDTGDWTAPSGKSIALQMLYAHPALRGLLCANDNIAMGAIDAIRIAGKKGRVLVTGYNNISAVQPLLDNGSMLATVEQFGARQAVFGVDVAVKALVERRRQRDLSPYMETPVQVVTREKTRAPRA, via the coding sequence ATGATCAGCCTTGCTCGCCGCCGTCTGCTCACCACGTGCGTTCTCGCCGCGAGCGGGCTCGCGTCCGTGCGACCGGCCGCCGCGCAGCCCGGCGGCAAGGCGAGCGTCGCGCTCGTGATGAAGTCGCTCGGCGATCCCTTCGTCCAGTCCATGATCGACGGCGCGAAGAATTACCAGCGGCACTATGCATCGCAACTCGACCTCACGACCTACGGCACGCTCACGGACAACGACGTGACCGGGCAAAGGCGCATCATCGAAACGCTGGTCGCGGCGAAAGTGGACGCCATCGTGATCGCGCCGACCGATTCGAAGGCGCTCGTGCCGGTGGCCGCGAAAGCGGTCGCGGCGGGCGTCATCGTGATCGCCATCGACAATCCCTTCGACGACGACGCGCAGGAAGCCGCCAACGTCACCATTCCGTTCGTCGGGCCGGACAGCCGGCGCGGCGCGCGGCTCGTCGGTGCGTATCTCGCCTCGAAGCTGAAGGCGGGCGACGAAGTCGGCATCATCGAAGGGCCGCCGAACGACCGCAACGCGCAGCAACGCACCATCGGCTACAAGGAAGCCATGAGCGCCGCGCAACTGCGCGTGAGCGCCCTCGACACCGGCGACTGGACCGCGCCGAGCGGCAAGTCCATCGCGCTGCAAATGCTGTATGCGCACCCGGCGCTGCGCGGTTTGCTCTGCGCGAACGACAACATCGCGATGGGCGCGATCGACGCCATTCGCATCGCGGGCAAGAAAGGGCGCGTGCTCGTGACCGGCTACAACAACATCAGCGCGGTGCAGCCGCTTCTCGACAACGGCAGCATGCTCGCGACCGTCGAGCAGTTCGGCGCGCGGCAGGCCGTGTTCGGCGTGGATGTCGCGGTGAAGGCGCTCGTCGAACGGCGCCGTCAGCGCGACTTGTCACCCTACATGGAGACGCCGGTGCAGGTGGTGACGCGCGAGAAGACGCGCGCCCCGCGCGCTTAA
- a CDS encoding HlyD family secretion protein, translating to MSDRDETQDDARPGAAKDDRERESSEKNDQAGKGDNDKNGDKKNGNGKEERKGPGKKPLIILGIIVVVLAIGALVWWFMTRNQETTDDAYTDGDAVTIAPKVSGYVVAMNIDDNRFVHKGDLLIRIDPRDYQAQLDQANAQLGLAQAQLHAAEVQLQVARVQYPAQLAQAQAQEASARANLAQASAAYQRQQSVDVRATSQQNIDAATAQQKSAQANVAEARAQVRTASLVPQQIAQVVATVEERRQQVRQAQAQVETAQLNLSYTELRAPSDGWVTKRNVQFGTFLQAGTSILTLVTTRMWVTANFKESQLSRMHPGDKVDIDVDAYPGLSLHGHVDSIQLGSGSRFSAFPAENATGNFVKIVQRVPVKIVIDSGMKPDTSLPLGLSVVPTVMLRH from the coding sequence ATGTCAGATCGAGACGAAACTCAGGACGATGCACGCCCCGGCGCCGCGAAGGATGACCGCGAGCGCGAGTCATCGGAGAAGAACGACCAAGCCGGGAAGGGCGATAACGACAAGAACGGCGACAAGAAGAACGGCAACGGCAAGGAAGAGCGCAAGGGGCCCGGCAAGAAGCCGTTGATCATTCTCGGCATCATCGTGGTGGTGCTTGCGATAGGCGCGCTCGTCTGGTGGTTCATGACGCGCAATCAGGAAACCACCGACGACGCCTATACCGATGGCGACGCCGTCACCATCGCGCCGAAGGTATCGGGCTATGTCGTCGCGATGAACATCGACGACAACCGCTTCGTGCACAAGGGCGATCTGCTGATCCGCATCGATCCGCGCGACTATCAGGCGCAGCTCGATCAGGCGAACGCGCAACTTGGTCTCGCGCAGGCGCAATTGCATGCCGCCGAAGTGCAGCTTCAGGTCGCGCGGGTTCAATATCCCGCGCAACTCGCGCAGGCGCAGGCGCAGGAAGCCAGCGCGCGCGCCAATCTCGCGCAGGCAAGCGCCGCCTACCAACGCCAGCAGTCCGTCGACGTTCGCGCGACCTCGCAACAGAACATCGACGCTGCGACGGCGCAGCAGAAAAGCGCGCAAGCAAACGTCGCCGAGGCGCGCGCGCAGGTGCGCACCGCGAGCCTCGTGCCGCAGCAGATCGCGCAGGTCGTCGCGACAGTCGAGGAGCGGCGCCAGCAAGTGCGGCAGGCACAGGCGCAAGTGGAAACCGCGCAGCTGAATCTCTCGTACACCGAACTGCGCGCGCCCTCCGACGGCTGGGTTACCAAACGCAACGTGCAGTTCGGCACGTTCCTGCAGGCGGGCACGTCCATACTCACGCTCGTCACCACGCGCATGTGGGTGACGGCGAACTTCAAGGAGTCGCAGCTTTCGCGCATGCATCCGGGCGACAAAGTGGATATCGACGTCGACGCGTATCCCGGCCTCTCGCTGCACGGCCATGTGGACAGCATTCAGCTCGGCAGCGGGTCGCGCTTCTCCGCGTTCCCCGCCGAAAACGCGACCGGCAACTTCGTGAAGATCGTGCAGCGCGTGCCGGTGAAGATCGTCATCGACAGCGGCATGAAGCCGGATACGTCGCTGCCGCTGGGTTTGTCCGTGGTGCCCACCGTCATGCTGCGCCACTGA
- a CDS encoding DHA2 family efflux MFS transporter permease subunit: MSESTAQDHSGWKPSANPWLIAVVVTLAAFMEVLDTTIVNVALPHISGTMSASYDEATWTLTSYLVANGIVLPLSAYFSKILGRKRYFLICIAAFTVCSFLCGIATNLGQLIVFRILQGFFGGGLQPSQQSIILDTFPPEQRGRAFSISAVAIVVAPVLGPTLGGWITDNFTWRWVFLLNVPVGVLTTIAVMQFVEDPPWEKRQSHKDVGIDVVGIGLIALGLGCLQVFLDRGEDDDWFASNFIVTFAVLAAIGIVGAAFWLVYAKKPVVDLRVMKDRNFALGSLSIVGFASVLYGSAVLIPQLAQQQLGYTATLAGLVLSPGALLIVFLIPVVSKLMLWVQTRYLVAFGFFLMGCALIYSHHLVPNVDYRTLTMMRSAQSAAIGFLFVPVTTLAYLSLPKSMNNDASALFTMFRNVAGSIGISLATAMIRERTQANMAHMVEHLTPLNQPYNDTVQRIARTLMDTGQTMSQAMGAATGQMYKTLVSQATILAYLDVFAACAIFSFLFIPITFFFSPVKASGQAGGH, translated from the coding sequence ATGAGCGAATCCACAGCACAGGACCACAGCGGCTGGAAGCCGAGCGCGAATCCGTGGCTCATCGCCGTGGTCGTCACGCTCGCGGCCTTCATGGAAGTGCTCGACACGACCATCGTGAACGTGGCGCTGCCGCACATCTCCGGCACCATGTCCGCGAGCTACGACGAGGCGACGTGGACGCTCACGTCCTATCTTGTCGCGAACGGCATCGTGCTGCCGCTTTCCGCGTATTTCTCGAAGATTCTCGGGCGCAAGCGCTACTTCCTGATCTGCATCGCGGCGTTCACGGTGTGCTCGTTTCTCTGCGGCATCGCGACGAATCTCGGACAACTGATCGTCTTTCGCATTCTGCAAGGCTTCTTCGGCGGCGGCTTGCAGCCAAGCCAGCAGTCGATCATTCTCGACACGTTTCCGCCCGAACAGCGCGGCCGCGCGTTCTCGATCTCGGCGGTGGCGATCGTCGTGGCGCCGGTGCTCGGGCCGACGCTCGGCGGCTGGATCACCGACAACTTCACGTGGCGCTGGGTGTTTCTGCTGAACGTGCCGGTCGGCGTGCTGACGACCATCGCGGTGATGCAGTTCGTCGAAGATCCGCCGTGGGAAAAGCGGCAGAGTCATAAGGACGTGGGCATCGACGTGGTCGGCATCGGTCTGATCGCGCTCGGGCTCGGTTGCCTGCAAGTGTTCCTGGATCGCGGCGAGGACGACGACTGGTTCGCGTCCAACTTCATCGTGACCTTCGCGGTGCTCGCGGCGATCGGCATCGTCGGCGCGGCGTTCTGGCTCGTCTACGCGAAAAAGCCCGTGGTCGATCTGCGCGTGATGAAGGACCGCAACTTCGCGCTCGGCTCGCTCTCGATCGTCGGCTTCGCTTCGGTGCTCTACGGCAGCGCGGTGCTCATTCCGCAGCTCGCGCAGCAGCAACTCGGCTATACCGCGACGCTCGCGGGGCTCGTGCTGTCGCCGGGCGCGTTGCTTATCGTGTTTCTCATTCCGGTCGTCAGCAAGCTGATGCTGTGGGTGCAGACGCGTTATCTCGTCGCGTTCGGCTTCTTTCTGATGGGCTGCGCGTTGATCTATTCGCATCACCTCGTGCCGAACGTCGACTATCGCACGCTCACGATGATGCGCAGCGCGCAGTCAGCGGCAATCGGCTTTCTGTTCGTGCCGGTGACGACGCTCGCGTATCTCTCGCTGCCGAAGTCGATGAACAACGACGCCTCCGCGCTCTTCACCATGTTCCGGAACGTGGCAGGCTCCATCGGCATTTCGCTCGCCACCGCGATGATCCGCGAGCGCACGCAGGCGAACATGGCGCATATGGTCGAGCATCTGACGCCGCTGAATCAGCCGTACAACGACACGGTGCAGCGCATCGCGCGAACGCTGATGGACACGGGCCAGACCATGTCGCAGGCGATGGGCGCGGCGACCGGCCAGATGTACAAAACGCTCGTCTCGCAGGCGACGATTCTCGCGTACCTCGACGTGTTCGCCGCGTGCGCGATCTTCTCGTTCCTTTTCATTCCGATCACGTTCTTCTTCTCGCCGGTGAAGGCGTCCGGTCAGGCGGGAGGACATTGA
- a CDS encoding sugar ABC transporter ATP-binding protein: protein MPHDSALSPEARTPLLEMRGISKTFPGVRALNDVRLSVYPGEVHSLMGENGAGKSTLMKILSGAYQADPGGQILIDGKPVVIDGPLAARSLGVAVIYQELSLAPNLSVAENIYAGRDLRRGKGAWSLVDRPGMERGCEDVLKRLGAAFKPHTLVGDLSIAERQLVEIARAVHAHARILVMDEPTTPLSSRETDRLFELVRQLREEGIAIIYISHRMAEIYELSDRVSVLRDGSYVGTLMRDELSAESLVRMMVGRDISGFYKKEHAPYDPGHVVLSVRDMADDNRVRGCSLDLHAGEVLGIAGLVGAGRTELARLIFGAEERTRGEVSMHGKPLALRTPRDAIDAGLVYLTEDRKGQGLFLDMSVRDNINIAVAGRDAKAGVMDIARGNTRARDAIAALSIRVPNARVNAGALSGGNQQKVLLSRLLETKPEVLILDEPTRGVDIGAKSEIYRIINDLARSGVGVIVISSELPEVIGVADRVLVMREGVIAGELGGHSGTPISQEGIIELATGSRAALGQAA, encoded by the coding sequence ATGCCGCATGACTCTGCCCTTTCGCCGGAGGCACGCACGCCGCTGCTCGAAATGCGCGGCATCAGCAAGACGTTTCCCGGCGTGCGCGCGTTGAACGACGTGCGCCTGTCCGTGTATCCCGGCGAAGTGCATTCGCTGATGGGCGAAAACGGCGCGGGCAAATCCACGCTGATGAAGATTCTCTCGGGCGCGTATCAGGCGGACCCCGGCGGCCAGATTCTGATCGACGGCAAGCCTGTCGTCATCGACGGGCCGCTTGCCGCACGCTCGCTCGGCGTCGCGGTGATCTATCAGGAACTGAGTCTCGCGCCGAATCTCTCGGTGGCCGAGAACATCTACGCCGGGCGCGACCTGCGTCGCGGCAAAGGCGCGTGGTCGCTCGTCGACCGGCCCGGCATGGAGCGCGGCTGCGAAGACGTATTGAAGCGCCTGGGCGCGGCGTTCAAGCCGCATACGCTCGTCGGCGACTTGTCGATTGCCGAGCGGCAACTGGTCGAGATCGCGCGCGCGGTACACGCGCACGCGCGCATTCTCGTGATGGACGAGCCGACCACGCCGCTCTCGTCGCGCGAAACCGATCGCCTTTTTGAACTCGTGCGTCAACTGCGCGAGGAAGGCATCGCGATCATCTATATCAGTCACCGGATGGCGGAGATCTACGAGTTGTCGGACCGCGTCTCGGTGCTGCGCGACGGCAGCTACGTCGGCACGCTGATGCGCGACGAACTCTCCGCCGAAAGCCTGGTGCGCATGATGGTTGGCCGCGACATTTCCGGCTTCTACAAGAAAGAGCACGCGCCTTACGATCCCGGCCACGTCGTGCTGTCCGTGCGCGACATGGCCGACGACAACCGCGTGCGCGGATGCAGCCTCGATCTGCACGCGGGCGAAGTGCTCGGCATCGCCGGACTGGTCGGCGCGGGGCGCACCGAGCTTGCGCGCCTCATCTTCGGCGCGGAGGAACGCACGCGCGGCGAAGTGTCGATGCACGGCAAGCCGCTCGCGCTGCGCACGCCGCGCGACGCCATCGACGCGGGCCTCGTCTATCTCACCGAAGACCGCAAGGGCCAGGGTCTTTTTCTCGACATGAGCGTGCGCGACAACATCAACATCGCGGTAGCCGGGCGCGACGCGAAAGCCGGCGTGATGGACATTGCCCGTGGAAACACGCGGGCGCGCGACGCCATCGCGGCGCTGTCCATTCGCGTACCGAATGCGCGCGTGAACGCGGGCGCGCTGTCGGGCGGCAATCAGCAGAAAGTGCTGCTGTCGCGCCTGCTCGAAACGAAGCCCGAAGTGCTGATCCTCGACGAACCGACGCGCGGCGTGGACATCGGCGCGAAGTCGGAGATTTACCGGATCATCAACGACCTCGCGCGATCGGGCGTCGGCGTGATCGTGATATCGAGTGAACTGCCGGAAGTGATCGGCGTGGCGGATCGCGTGCTGGTGATGCGCGAAGGCGTGATCGCGGGCGAACTCGGCGGCCATTCGGGCACGCCGATCTCGCAGGAAGGAATCATTGAACTGGCGACAGGCTCGCGGGCCGCGCTCGGTCAGGCGGCTTGA
- a CDS encoding fumarylacetoacetate hydrolase family protein — translation MPPVSVSSCLPEDLADAVLIGRVWRPAPVDGPAVVAVRNGEVFDITRAAPTTADLFDRPDALDIAKNAQGERLGTAQELLQATLDAAPGGLRLLAPCDVQAVKACGVTFAVSLLERVIEEQAGGDATKAQEVRDTINKLIGADLSKIKPGSESAQKLKEELERRGAWSQYMEVGIGPDAEVFSKSQPMSSVGFGADVGLYPTSQWNNPEPEIVLAVNGRGEIVGATLGNDVNLRDIEGRSALLLGKAKDNNASCAIGPFVRLFDGRFTLDTVRGTSVSLRIEGEDDGFVLEGVSHMSEISRDPADLVAQTHGAHHQYPDGFMLFLGTMFSPIKDRDTEGGGFTHHLGDVVTISTPELGALVNTVRLSTEIEPWTFGVRALYRSLAARGLLAADA, via the coding sequence ATGCCGCCCGTTTCCGTCTCCTCCTGCCTGCCCGAAGACCTCGCTGATGCCGTGCTGATCGGCCGCGTGTGGCGTCCCGCGCCGGTCGATGGTCCCGCTGTCGTCGCGGTGCGAAACGGCGAAGTGTTCGACATCACCCGCGCCGCCCCGACCACCGCCGATCTCTTCGACCGCCCCGACGCGCTCGACATCGCGAAGAACGCACAGGGCGAACGCCTCGGCACCGCGCAAGAACTGCTGCAAGCGACGCTCGACGCCGCGCCCGGCGGCTTGCGCCTGCTCGCCCCGTGCGACGTGCAGGCCGTGAAGGCGTGCGGCGTCACCTTCGCAGTGAGTCTGCTGGAGCGCGTGATCGAAGAACAGGCCGGCGGCGACGCGACCAAGGCGCAGGAAGTGCGCGACACCATCAACAAGCTGATCGGCGCGGATCTTTCCAAGATCAAGCCGGGCTCGGAGAGCGCGCAGAAGCTGAAGGAGGAACTCGAGCGGCGCGGCGCGTGGTCGCAATACATGGAAGTCGGCATCGGGCCGGACGCGGAAGTGTTCTCGAAGTCGCAGCCGATGTCGTCGGTCGGTTTCGGCGCTGACGTCGGTCTCTATCCGACCTCGCAATGGAACAATCCGGAGCCGGAAATCGTGCTGGCCGTGAACGGGCGCGGCGAGATCGTCGGCGCGACGCTCGGCAACGACGTGAATCTGCGCGATATCGAAGGCCGCAGCGCGCTTCTGCTCGGCAAGGCGAAGGACAACAACGCGTCGTGCGCGATCGGCCCGTTCGTGCGGCTTTTCGACGGCCGATTCACGCTCGACACGGTGCGCGGCACGAGCGTGTCGCTGCGCATCGAAGGCGAGGACGACGGCTTCGTGCTCGAAGGCGTGAGCCACATGAGCGAAATCAGCCGCGATCCCGCCGATCTCGTCGCGCAGACGCACGGCGCGCATCATCAATACCCGGACGGCTTCATGCTGTTTCTCGGCACCATGTTCTCGCCGATCAAGGACCGCGACACGGAAGGCGGCGGCTTCACGCATCATCTGGGCGATGTCGTTACCATCTCGACCCCGGAACTCGGCGCGCTCGTGAACACCGTGCGCCTTTCGACGGAAATCGAGCCGTGGACCTTCGGCGTGCGCGCGCTGTATCGCAGCCTCGCTGCGCGCGGCCTGCTCGCGGCGGACGCTTAA
- a CDS encoding GAF domain-containing protein has protein sequence MFTLSPPSTPSHASKSAHYDDLLQQARSLIGDEADFIANAANFSSLVYHSLPDINWAGFYLFDGDELVVGPFQGKPACVRIALGRGVCGTAARERKTQVVPDVDAFPGHIACDSASRSEIVVPLVGSDGTLIGVWDVDSPVPGRFDEEDARGMEALCAAFIALAWEERPQA, from the coding sequence ATGTTCACGCTTTCCCCGCCTTCCACGCCTTCCCACGCCAGCAAGTCCGCGCACTACGACGACCTGCTGCAACAGGCCCGTTCGCTGATCGGCGACGAAGCCGACTTCATCGCGAACGCGGCGAACTTCTCGTCGCTCGTCTATCACTCGCTGCCGGATATCAACTGGGCCGGCTTCTATCTGTTCGATGGCGACGAACTCGTCGTCGGGCCGTTTCAGGGCAAGCCCGCGTGCGTGCGCATCGCGCTCGGACGCGGCGTGTGCGGCACGGCGGCGCGCGAACGCAAAACGCAAGTCGTCCCCGATGTCGACGCATTTCCCGGCCATATCGCGTGCGATTCGGCGTCGCGCTCGGAGATCGTGGTGCCGCTCGTCGGGAGCGACGGCACGCTGATCGGCGTATGGGACGTCGACAGCCCCGTGCCCGGCCGCTTCGACGAAGAAGACGCCCGCGGCATGGAGGCGCTGTGCGCCGCGTTCATCGCGCTGGCGTGGGAAGAGCGTCCGCAAGCGTGA
- a CDS encoding ROK family transcriptional regulator, whose amino-acid sequence MKLPSGRGSNSASVRRYNERLLLQALRRTEPASKADLARHANLTSTAVGSIVESLERAGLIEYSGRRLEGQRGQPASLIRLDPRGAFGIGVRLDRTSIETVLVNFAGDVLARSALDRVLPHPSAVLEIVQRDIEGMLALLSEAERERLTGIGVAQPYNLGSWLRELGVSADTTSADIFRAWDQTDFPAALSRALALPVFGENDGNAAATAELFYGHGRHCDDFVYLFLGSAIGGGVAIDGDCLRGATGNAGDIGVMPVRPSRLPSAPQPPGQWDILLSRASLNALVRHLHFSGAPAASRLDVQACIERRLPAVEEWIDDCIEALAPALRAMLCVLDVPMVVIDSDIDGGLLDRLIDRLAATMAANAPEARGTPEIVRGNFGPDAGAIGAATLPMFFNFSPRVGLHRGAGVKSQEVNHAA is encoded by the coding sequence GTGAAATTGCCGAGCGGCAGAGGAAGCAATTCCGCGTCCGTGCGCCGATACAACGAGCGTTTGCTGCTTCAGGCGCTGCGCCGCACCGAGCCGGCGTCGAAGGCCGATCTCGCGCGTCACGCGAATCTGACGAGTACGGCGGTCGGCAGTATCGTCGAGTCGCTCGAACGCGCCGGTCTGATCGAATACAGCGGACGGCGGCTCGAAGGACAGCGCGGACAGCCCGCGTCGCTCATCCGACTCGATCCGCGCGGCGCGTTCGGCATCGGCGTGCGGCTCGACCGCACCAGCATCGAGACGGTGCTCGTTAATTTCGCGGGCGACGTGCTCGCCCGAAGCGCGCTGGATCGCGTGCTGCCGCATCCGTCGGCGGTGCTGGAGATCGTTCAGCGCGATATCGAAGGCATGCTCGCCCTCTTGAGCGAGGCGGAGCGCGAGCGTCTCACCGGAATCGGCGTCGCGCAGCCGTACAACCTCGGCAGCTGGCTGCGCGAACTGGGCGTGAGCGCCGATACCACGAGCGCCGACATCTTCCGCGCGTGGGACCAGACCGACTTTCCCGCCGCGCTGTCCCGCGCGCTCGCCCTGCCCGTCTTCGGCGAAAACGACGGCAACGCCGCCGCGACCGCCGAGTTGTTCTACGGCCACGGCCGCCACTGCGACGACTTCGTGTATCTCTTTCTCGGCTCGGCCATCGGCGGCGGCGTCGCCATCGACGGAGACTGTCTGCGCGGCGCGACCGGCAACGCGGGCGACATCGGCGTGATGCCGGTGCGGCCGAGCCGCCTGCCGTCCGCGCCGCAGCCGCCCGGCCAGTGGGACATTCTGCTTTCGCGCGCATCGCTCAATGCGCTCGTGCGGCATCTGCACTTCTCCGGCGCGCCGGCGGCAAGCCGCCTGGATGTGCAGGCGTGCATCGAGCGGCGTCTGCCCGCGGTCGAAGAATGGATCGACGACTGCATCGAAGCCCTGGCTCCCGCGTTGCGCGCGATGCTCTGCGTGCTCGACGTGCCGATGGTCGTGATCGATTCCGATATCGACGGCGGCCTGCTCGACCGCCTGATCGACCGTCTCGCCGCGACGATGGCCGCGAACGCGCCCGAAGCGCGCGGCACGCCGGAAATCGTGCGCGGCAACTTCGGCCCGGATGCGGGCGCAATCGGCGCGGCCACGCTGCCGATGTTCTTCAACTTCTCGCCACGCGTGGGGCTGCATCGCGGCGCGGGTGTCAAATCGCAGGAGGTGAACCATGCCGCATGA